One Natronomonas gomsonensis genomic window, GATGACGACCCGAGCGTGGTGGGCGGCATCCGCCCGGTCGGTCTTCTCGATGTCGCTGACGCGGTCCAGAAACTCCGACCAGTCGAATCGCTGGCCGTGGTCCTGCACCGCGCCGGTCATGTACCACTTCACTTCCATCGGAAGCGACGCCGCGAGGTCGGCGGCGTTGCCCTCGGGAAGTCGCTGGCCCAGCGTCATCAGCGTCGCCCGAGTCGCCCGAACCGCCTCGCCGGTGCCGGGTAGTTCGAGTCGGTGCTGTATCTCGCCGGTGAATTCGTCGAAATTCATACGTTTGGATATCATCACGCGACCATATCAAACTGGGTAACACATCCCATGAGATGAGAACGGACCTGCTGTTCGGCGCTTCGAGCGTCCCGATTGACCGGTCGTCGCCGTGCGGCGGCCCCCGAGTGCCCTCACACTGGTCGGTGGGTTAATCGTGGCTCTCTACGACGATACACGTATGGAGATTACCGACCTCATCCAAGAGGACATCGTGACAGTCAATCTCGACGACAGCCTCATCGATGTCGCCGAAGTGTTTCTCGAAGAGCAAGTCGGGAGTGCCGTCGTCGTAGACGCAAGCGACGAAGTCATCGGCATCGTCACCGACCGAGACCTGGTCATCTACGGACAGAACTTCATCGAGGAACTCGACCGAACGGCAGTGAACGAGGTCCTGGCGATGTCGGTGTTTTCGGTCGAACCCACGGTGAGCGTACTGGAGTTGACCGAACGGATGCGCGAGGCGGGCGTCCGGCGAGTGCCGGTCATGGAAGACGGCGAGCTACTGGGCATCGTGACCCTCGACGACATCATCGTTCACCTCGCCGACGAGTTGGAGAGCCAGGAACTGGAAAACCTCGCTGCAGTCATCGAGTCGGAGTCGCCCACACGCGACGCCGACGGCACCGAGTAGTAGCCACTCGAACTCGGCGGTGCTGTTCCTACTCGGTGGGAATCACCACAGAAGGGAGGTCGATACGGCCCCCATGAAATGACAATGTCAGACCATCGCCGATTCAGAGACCGCACCGACGCGGGCGAGCAGCTCGGGGAGGCGCTCCAAGAGCGAGACATCGACGTGGAGTTGGTTCTCGCCATCCCGCGAGGTGGCCTGCCGCTCGGGCGGGCGGTCACCGATGCGCTCGGCGTCCCGCTCGACATCGCCGTCG contains:
- a CDS encoding CBS domain-containing protein, producing MEITDLIQEDIVTVNLDDSLIDVAEVFLEEQVGSAVVVDASDEVIGIVTDRDLVIYGQNFIEELDRTAVNEVLAMSVFSVEPTVSVLELTERMREAGVRRVPVMEDGELLGIVTLDDIIVHLADELESQELENLAAVIESESPTRDADGTE
- a CDS encoding DUF2267 domain-containing protein, producing MNFDEFTGEIQHRLELPGTGEAVRATRATLMTLGQRLPEGNAADLAASLPMEVKWYMTGAVQDHGQRFDWSEFLDRVSDIEKTDRADAAHHARVVIDLVHSQVPESDFRQLRDALPEAQDDENWRKLFEVVDSGGWQETGGARTDGNGD